Proteins from one Malaya genurostris strain Urasoe2022 chromosome 2, Malgen_1.1, whole genome shotgun sequence genomic window:
- the LOC131427625 gene encoding alpha-tocopherol transfer protein-like isoform X1: protein MAPTIHKEDNFSTTNLKWKMTLVQPSGELSAKIKEELREPANPADIERDIGIIREWLGKQPHLPKDMDDARLRTFLRGCKFSIERVKQKLDMYYTMRNAVPEFFTDRDVNRPEMAEILNVVHMPPLPGLTPAGCRVVMLRGTDKDITTPNVIESMKLTLMIGDIRLAEESVGVAGDVYILDASVATPTHFAKFTPTLVKKFLICVQEAYPVKLKEVHVVNVSPIVDTIVNFVKPFLKEKIRERIHIHSSMEDLYKFVPKSMLPTEYGGDAGAIKDLNEQWRGKLAEYTAWFKEQEPSKANESLRPGAPKTADELFGMDGTFRQLTID from the exons ATGACTCTCGTCCAACCATCCGGAGAACTGAGCGCCAAGATCAAGGAGGAGCTGCGCGAGCCAGCGAATCCTGCCGACATTGAGCGCGACATCGGAATCATCCGTGAATGGCTCGGCAAGCAGCCGCATCTGCCAAAGGATATGGACGATGCACGTCTGCGTACCTTCCTGCGGGGTTGCAAGTTCAGCATCGAACGCGTCAAGCAGAAGCTGGACATGTACTACACCATGCGTAATGCCGTGCCGGAGTTCTTCACCGACCGTGACGTGAACCGTCCGGAGATGGCCGAGATTCTGAACGTAGT TCACATGCCACCGCTACCAGGACTGACCCCAGCCGGTTGCCGTGTGGTGATGCTCCGCGGTACCGACAAGGACATCACCACCCCGAACGTCATCGAATCGATGAAGCTAACGCTGATGATCGGTGATATTCGGCTTGCCGAGGAATCGGTCGGTGTTGCCGGCGATGTTTACATCCTGGATGCCAGCGTGGCCACCCCAACGCACTTCGCCAAATTCACTCCCACACTGGTCAAGAAGTTCCTCATCTGTGTTCAGGAGGCCTATCCAGTTAAACTGAAGGAAGTGCACGTAGTCAATGTTTCGCCGATCGTCGATACCATTGTCAACTTTGTCAAACCCTTCCTGAAGGAGAAGATCCGTGAGCGTATCCACATCCACAGCAGCATGGAAGATCTGTACAAGTTTGTACCGAAGTCGATGCTGCCGACCGAGTACGGCGGCGATGCCGGAGCGATCAAGGACCTGAACGAGCAATGGCGCGGCAAGTTGGCCGAATACACCGCCTGGTTCAAGGAACAGGAACCCAGCAAGGCCAACGAATCACTCAGACCGGGCGCCCCCAAGACCGCCGATGAGCTGTTCGGTATGGACGGAACCTTCAGACAGCTGACCATCGATTAG
- the LOC131427625 gene encoding alpha-tocopherol transfer protein-like isoform X2, which produces MTLVQPSGELSAKIKEELREPANPADIERDIGIIREWLGKQPHLPKDMDDARLRTFLRGCKFSIERVKQKLDMYYTMRNAVPEFFTDRDVNRPEMAEILNVVHMPPLPGLTPAGCRVVMLRGTDKDITTPNVIESMKLTLMIGDIRLAEESVGVAGDVYILDASVATPTHFAKFTPTLVKKFLICVQEAYPVKLKEVHVVNVSPIVDTIVNFVKPFLKEKIRERIHIHSSMEDLYKFVPKSMLPTEYGGDAGAIKDLNEQWRGKLAEYTAWFKEQEPSKANESLRPGAPKTADELFGMDGTFRQLTID; this is translated from the exons ATGACTCTCGTCCAACCATCCGGAGAACTGAGCGCCAAGATCAAGGAGGAGCTGCGCGAGCCAGCGAATCCTGCCGACATTGAGCGCGACATCGGAATCATCCGTGAATGGCTCGGCAAGCAGCCGCATCTGCCAAAGGATATGGACGATGCACGTCTGCGTACCTTCCTGCGGGGTTGCAAGTTCAGCATCGAACGCGTCAAGCAGAAGCTGGACATGTACTACACCATGCGTAATGCCGTGCCGGAGTTCTTCACCGACCGTGACGTGAACCGTCCGGAGATGGCCGAGATTCTGAACGTAGT TCACATGCCACCGCTACCAGGACTGACCCCAGCCGGTTGCCGTGTGGTGATGCTCCGCGGTACCGACAAGGACATCACCACCCCGAACGTCATCGAATCGATGAAGCTAACGCTGATGATCGGTGATATTCGGCTTGCCGAGGAATCGGTCGGTGTTGCCGGCGATGTTTACATCCTGGATGCCAGCGTGGCCACCCCAACGCACTTCGCCAAATTCACTCCCACACTGGTCAAGAAGTTCCTCATCTGTGTTCAGGAGGCCTATCCAGTTAAACTGAAGGAAGTGCACGTAGTCAATGTTTCGCCGATCGTCGATACCATTGTCAACTTTGTCAAACCCTTCCTGAAGGAGAAGATCCGTGAGCGTATCCACATCCACAGCAGCATGGAAGATCTGTACAAGTTTGTACCGAAGTCGATGCTGCCGACCGAGTACGGCGGCGATGCCGGAGCGATCAAGGACCTGAACGAGCAATGGCGCGGCAAGTTGGCCGAATACACCGCCTGGTTCAAGGAACAGGAACCCAGCAAGGCCAACGAATCACTCAGACCGGGCGCCCCCAAGACCGCCGATGAGCTGTTCGGTATGGACGGAACCTTCAGACAGCTGACCATCGATTAG